A region of Dioscorea cayenensis subsp. rotundata cultivar TDr96_F1 chromosome 5, TDr96_F1_v2_PseudoChromosome.rev07_lg8_w22 25.fasta, whole genome shotgun sequence DNA encodes the following proteins:
- the LOC120260133 gene encoding ethylene-responsive transcription factor WIN1-like — MQVQSKKFRGVRQRHWGSWVAEIRHPLMKRRVWLGTFETAEDAARAYDEAAVIMSGHNAKTNFPVSERSSRALSETLSEKLRRCCKAPAPSLTCLRLDTDKAHIGVWQKRAGSRAGSNWVLNAELGKKVVSSSAEKTTTSSQDHQEMDIALQMIEELLTVSYELPIFNQK; from the exons ATGCAGGTACAGTCAAAGAAGTTCAGAGGTGTCAGGCAACGCCACTGGGGCTCTTGGGTGGCGGAGATAAGGCACCCTCTTAT GAAGAGGAGAGTGTGGCTGGGCACGTTCGAGACAGCAGAGGACGCTGCACGAGCCTATGACGAGGCCGCCGTGATCATGAGTGGGCACAACGCAAAGACTAACTTCCCAGTGAGCGAGAGGTCGAGCAGGGCGCTGTCCGAGACGCTGAGCGAGAAGCTGCGGCGCTGCTGCAAGGCTCCAGCCCCTTCTCTTACTTGCTTGCGCCTTGACACTGATAAAGCTCACATTGGAGTTTGGCAGAAGCGTGCTGGCTCACGCGCTGGGTCCAATTGGGTCTTGAATGCGGAGCTTGGAAAGAAGGTTGTGTCTTCTTCGGCTGAGAAGACAACAACATCATCGCAAGATCATCAAGAAATGGACATTGCATTGCAGATGATTGAAGAACTGCTCACTGTTTCTTATGAACTCCCaattttcaaccaaaaataA
- the LOC120260132 gene encoding SPX domain-containing protein 1-like, which translates to MKFGKSLSAQIEETLPEWRDKFLSYKELKKRLKRITVGDQSRPVKRPKLGDENELAAIATEEEENFIKLLEAELEKFNGFFVEKEEEYIIRQKELQDIVARVAGKETKEELMKVRKEIVDLHGEMVLLENYSALNYTGLVKILKKYDKRTGALIRLPFIQKVLQQPFFTTDLIYKLVKECETMLEQLFPKNEPCVSGDVDGVVDTEKGSSSLGNGQVPELEEIEIMESMYMKSTVAALRVLKEIRRGSSTVSVFSLPPLQSSGLEKRWDSNIPMLEQIAK; encoded by the exons ATGAAGTTTGGGAAGAGTCTAAGTGCCCAGATTGAAGAGACATTGCCTGAATGGAGGGACAAGTTCCTCTCCTACAAGGAACTCAAGAAGCGGTTGAAACGTATCACCGTCGGTGACCAATCTCGGCCAGTGAAACGGCCGAAGCTTGGAGATGAGAACGAGCTGGCTGCCATTGCcacagaggaggaggagaactTCATAAAGCTCTTGGAAGCCGAACTGGAGAAATTCAATGGCTTCTTtgtggagaaggaggaggagtaCATCATCCGTCAAAAG GAGTTGCAAGATATTGTGGCAAGGGTGGCAGGAAAGGAAACTAAAGAGGAGTTGATGAAGGTGAGGAAGGAGATTGTGGATTTGCATGGAGAGATGGTCTTACTTGAAAATTACAGTGCCCTGAATTACACCG gGCTGGTGAAAATACTGAAGAAGTATGACAAAAGAACAGGGGCTCTAATCAGGCTGCCTTTCATTCAGAAAGTGTTGCAACAGCCATTCTTTACCACTGATTTGATTTATAAGCTTGTGAAAGAATGTGAGACTATGCTTGAACAGTTGTTTCCAAAGAATGAACCATGTGTATCTGGTGATGTTGATGGCGTTGTTGACACAGAGAAAGGATCTTCATCTTTGGGGAATGGTCAGGTTCCGGAATTGGAGGAAATTGAGATCATGGAGAGTATGTACATGAAGAGTACTGTGGCAGCATTGAGAGTTTTGAAGGAGATAAGAAGGGGGAGTTCAACTGTTAGTGTATTTTCTTTGCCTCCTCTGCAGAGTAGTgggttggagaaaagatgggataGTAATATTCCTATGCTGGAACAGATTGCCAAGTGA